Part of the Candidatus Saccharimonadia bacterium genome is shown below.
CGGAGGAGCAACTACGGGCGGTGGCGGAGCTCGCCCAGCAACACGGCTGCAAACTCATCTGCGATGAGGTGTACAAGGATTTTGTGTTTGACGGGGGAAGTGCGTATACACCGGCGGCCGAGCCGGCTTATCGCGACATCGTGATACGGATTTTTAGCTTTTCGAAGGCGTACGGCATGACGGGGTGGCGCGTGGCGTATGTGCACGGAGCGGCCGAGGTGATGGACCGCGTGGTGGGAGTACACGATAATTTGGTGACGTGCGCGCCGGTGGTGTCGCAGTACGCGGCGATGGCGGCGGTGACCGAAGGCGCACCGTATGTGCGGGAATTTCGCGCCGTGCTGGCTCGGCGCCGCGATGAATTGTGCCGGTGGCTCGATCAGTATCCGGATGTTTTTGCTTATCAAAAGCCAAATTCGGCGTATTTTGTGTTTCCGCGGCTGGTGAGTGGCGAAAACGACTGGGATTTTGTGCGGGCGGCGTTGGCAGAGGCGGGAGTAGCCGCGGTACCAGGGGTGGCTTTTGGTCCGAGCGGGGCCGGGCACATTCGGCTGTGCTTTGGCCGCAGCGATGCGGACATGCGGCTGGCCTGCGAGCGGCTCGACCGTTGGCTGGCGAGGCGACGAAGCCCCTACCCCAACGCCCGGGATGCGGTTAAGATAGTTTCATGAATGTACTGGTACTGGGGGGCGGCACAGGAGCAGAAAAAGAGGTTTCGCTGCGATCGGCGGCGGCGGTGTGTGATGCGCTGACGGATTTGGGCCACCACGTGCGGCAAGTGGATCCGGCCGAGGGTGATGCGACGGTGCTGAAGGCGGCCGCGGCC
Proteins encoded:
- a CDS encoding pyridoxal phosphate-dependent aminotransferase, whose translation is MSAIKAVELLAAGQPGVVSLAQGIPSFDTPEPIKQAAIAAIRDGRAAAYSLTYGLAELRQTIACELGEAGMDYDPDHEIVVTCGGAEAIAATLRALITDGRREVIVPAPSYASYPEMVRTAGGSVRYVALDEANGWALDPAAVAAVMGPETAAVLLANPNNPTGHCYPEEQLRAVAELAQQHGCKLICDEVYKDFVFDGGSAYTPAAEPAYRDIVIRIFSFSKAYGMTGWRVAYVHGAAEVMDRVVGVHDNLVTCAPVVSQYAAMAAVTEGAPYVREFRAVLARRRDELCRWLDQYPDVFAYQKPNSAYFVFPRLVSGENDWDFVRAALAEAGVAAVPGVAFGPSGAGHIRLCFGRSDADMRLACERLDRWLARRRSPYPNARDAVKIVS